A single genomic interval of Daucus carota subsp. sativus chromosome 1, DH1 v3.0, whole genome shotgun sequence harbors:
- the LOC108204830 gene encoding TOM1-like protein 4 isoform X2 has translation MSAAVCAERATSDKLSGPDWAMNIEICDIINTDPGQARNAIRILKKRLGSKNPKRQLLALFVLETLTKNCGEDIFQHIVDGDILREMVKIVKKKQDLNVREKILVLIDTWQEALGGSGGPYPQYYATYYELQSVGVDFPPHEENSVALFTPSQTQLVVQPPSTDSASTYEEAAAFQASLQSDPSGLNLEEIQNANGVANVLMEMLNFLDPQYNEGVKEEVIIDLVEQCRAYQKRVIVLVDNASDEELLMKGLSLNDTLQRVLSHYADISKGVCVPKVAAMPSPSVPLVNVNHEDEDELEDDFSELARRSRDNQGQKAARRKTVRERVMPILPSSSRKNTLQGQRQRVQSDQGPKTGSDKIASERVMPNSPPSSRRNTLPGQGQRVQSDPGQTSDKMAPEHVIPILPPPSSSRRSASQGQGQRAESDYLQKTASDKMSPERVMPIPPPSSRGNALQGQGPKAQSAHGQTTASDKMSPERVMPIPPPSSRGNALRGQGPKAQSAHGQTTTSDKMSPELVMPIPPPPSSRRNTLQGQGQRAQSDHGQQTASNKMSPEHVMPIPPPSLRRNTLQGQGQRASSDQMEPIGGSPNPPPPPSRKPKIPPYGTIEYLFATIDNLSSDLNLPPRTSKAYGSPLPESVNGKSTNSRIPSNEATSDDFINPTASMFSEKQPAYDEPAPTTKDNYPLPPAPWDTPVFIPPPPSKHSQRRQSLKQQHIGDSRSSSGSGSSYDSLVEQANNLSINSTTPKKHEGSEDALFKDLVNFAKAKSSSSSNPNRSH, from the exons ATGTCTGCAGCAGTTTGTGCTGAGAGGGCAACCAGTGACAAACTGAGTGGTCCAGATTGGGCAATGAATATTGAGATATGTGATATTATCAACACGGATCCGGG GCAAGCAAGAAATGCTATAAGGATACTCAAGAAGCGGCTAGGGAGTAAAAATCCAAAAAGACAGCTCCTTGCTCTTTTT GTACTAGAAACTCTCACAAAAAATTGCGGAGAAGATATCTTTCAGCATATTGTTGATGGAGATATATTGCGTGAAATGGTCAAAATTGTGAAGAAGAAG CAAGATTTGAATGTGCGGGagaaaatattagttttaattgATACTTGGCAAGAAGCTCTTGGAGGATCTGGAGGACCGTATCCTCAGTACTATGCCACTTACTATGAACTACAG TCTGTTGGTGTAGATTTTCCACCCCATGAGGAGAACAGTGTAGCCTTGTTTACACCATCACAGACCCAGCTGGTAGTGCAGCCACCAAGTACTGACTCTGCTTCGACATATGAGGAAGCTGCTGCTTTTCAGGCTTCCCTTCAATCGGACCCCTCCGGACTCAA CTTGGAAGAAATTCAAAATGCTAATGGAGTAGCAAACGTGCTAATGGAAATGCTTAATTTCTTGGATCCTCAATATAATGAg GGTGTTAAAGAAGAAGTGATCATTGACTTGGTTGAACAATGTCGTGCTTACCAAAAGCGTGTTATAGTTCTTGTAGACAATGCGTC AGATGAAGAGCTTTTGATGAAGGGTTTGTCTCTAAATGATACATTACAACGTGTTCTTTCACATTATGCTGACATTTCCAAAGGAGTCTGTGTTCCAAAAGTTGCAGCAATGCCGAGTCCAAGTGTCCCTCTAGTAAATGTGAATCATGAGGATGAGGATGAGTTGGAAGATGATTTTTCTGAACTAGCTCGCAG GTCTAGAGATAATCAAGGACAAAAAGCTGCAAGACGTAAAACGGTGCGTGAGCGTGTTATGCCAATCCTTCCTTCATCATCAAGGAAAAATACTTTGCAGGGTCAAAGACAAAGAGTGCAGAGTGATCAAGGACCAAAAACTGGAAGTGATAAGATAGCATCTGAGCGTGTAATGCCAAACTCTCCTCCATCATCAAGGAGGAATACTTTGCCGGGACAAGGACAGCGAGTGCAAAGTGATCCAGGACAAACAAGTGATAAGATGGCACCTGAGCATGTAATTCCAATCCTTCCTCCTCCATCATCATCAAGGAGGAGTGCTTCGCAGGGACAAGGACAAAGAGCGGAAAgtgattatttacaaaaaactGCAAGTGATAAGATGTCGCCTGAGCGTGTAATGCCAATTCCTCCTCCATCATCAAGGGGGAATGCTCTGCAGGGACAAGGACCAAAAGCACAAAGTGCTCATGGACAAACAACTGCAAGTGATAAGATGTCGCCTGAGCGTGTAATGCCAATTCCTCCTCCATCATCAAGGGGGAATGCTTTGCGGGGACAAGGACCAAAAGCACAAAGTGCTCATGGACAAACAACTACAAGTGATAAGATGTCACCTGAGCTTGTAATGCCGATACCTCCTCCTCCATCATCAAGGAGGAATACTTTGCAGGGACAAGGACAAAGAGCACAAAGTGATCATGGACAACAAACTGCAAGTAATAAAATGTCACCTGAGCATGTAATGCCAATCCCTCCTCCATCATTAAGGAGGAATACTTTGCAGGGACAAGGACAAAGAGCGTCAAGTGATCAAATGGAACCTATAGGTGGAAGCCCAAATCCTCCGCCACCGCCATCAAGGAAACCGAAGATTCCACCATATGGGACGATTGAATATTTATTCGCTACAATTGATAATTTAAGTAGTGATTTAAACCTTCCCCCGCGAACTTCTAAAGCATATGGATCTCCTTTACCTGAATCTGTGAATGGGAAAAGTACAAACTCTAGGATACCCTCTAATGAAGCAACATCAGATGATTTTATCAACCCCACTGCTTCCATGTTCTCGGAGAAGCAGCCGGCATATGATGAACCAGCTCCAACAACCAAAGATAATTACCCACTGCCTCCAGCTCCTTGGGACACTCCCGTGTTTATTCCACCCCCGCCATCCAAGCATAGCCAGAGACGACAGTCCCTTAAGCAGCAACATATTGGCGATTCTCGTTCAAGTAGTGGATCTGGTTCCTCCTATGACAGCTTAGTTGAGCAAGCAAATAATCTTTCCATCAATTCAACCACTCCAAAGAAGCATGAGGGATCCGAAGATGCACTTTTCAAAGATCTGGTTAATTTTGCAAAAGCCAAGTCTTCATCGTCTTCCAACCCTAACAGGTCACATTGA
- the LOC108203271 gene encoding putative ubiquitin-like-specific protease 1B, translated as MQWLLRDREEAIAAEGIHSREPTYYFMDPFFIPLAIELDYKKMTERVKHFYLKWGSCGIGPPINQVDYIFVPANVNNNHWILMVFAVKKWAIMVLDLLNDKAEYPDEEEAMVGVLGGMLRFLAKGQKFPQEDPLVHVWDEMPKQQNHFDCGVFVCKYMDYTLQGYDLSTLTWDTSDVDLFRFRIAKELQKGRAMRIPSHLMRQRLEGAKE; from the exons aTGCAATGGCTGTTACGTGATCGTGAGGAAGCAATTGCTGCAGAGGGCATCCACAGCAGGGAGCCTACGTACTACTTCATGGATCCCTTCTTCATCCCGTTGGCCATAGAATTGGACTACAAAAAAATGACGGAGAGGGTGAAGCACTTTTATTTGAAGTGGGGAAGTTGTGGCATTGGTCCACCAATCAACCAGGTGGACTACATATTTGTTCCCGCAAATGTCAATAACAATCACTGGATTCTCATGGTCTTTGCTGTGAAGAAGTGGGCTATCATGGTTCTCGATCTGTTGAACGATAAGGCTGAATATCCAGACGAAGAAGAAGCAATG GTCGGTGTACTTGGAGGGATGCTTCGTTTTCTTGCCAAGGGTCAAAAGTTCCCGCAAGAGGACCCTCTAGTTCATGTTTGGGATGAAATGCCGAAGCAGCAAAATCATTTTGATTGCGGGGTCTTCGTCTGCAAGTACATGGACTACACCTTGCAAGGTTATGACCTCTCCACTTTGACGTGGGATACTTCGGATGTTGACCTATTCCGCTTTAGGATTGCCAAAGAGCTTCAGAAAGGGAGAGCGATGCGAATCCCTAGTCATCTTATGCGGCAAAGGCTAGAAGGAGCCAAGGAATAG
- the LOC108204830 gene encoding TOM1-like protein 4 isoform X1, with product MSAAVCAERATSDKLSGPDWAMNIEICDIINTDPGVNILTLDWTFRQARNAIRILKKRLGSKNPKRQLLALFVLETLTKNCGEDIFQHIVDGDILREMVKIVKKKQDLNVREKILVLIDTWQEALGGSGGPYPQYYATYYELQSVGVDFPPHEENSVALFTPSQTQLVVQPPSTDSASTYEEAAAFQASLQSDPSGLNLEEIQNANGVANVLMEMLNFLDPQYNEGVKEEVIIDLVEQCRAYQKRVIVLVDNASDEELLMKGLSLNDTLQRVLSHYADISKGVCVPKVAAMPSPSVPLVNVNHEDEDELEDDFSELARRSRDNQGQKAARRKTVRERVMPILPSSSRKNTLQGQRQRVQSDQGPKTGSDKIASERVMPNSPPSSRRNTLPGQGQRVQSDPGQTSDKMAPEHVIPILPPPSSSRRSASQGQGQRAESDYLQKTASDKMSPERVMPIPPPSSRGNALQGQGPKAQSAHGQTTASDKMSPERVMPIPPPSSRGNALRGQGPKAQSAHGQTTTSDKMSPELVMPIPPPPSSRRNTLQGQGQRAQSDHGQQTASNKMSPEHVMPIPPPSLRRNTLQGQGQRASSDQMEPIGGSPNPPPPPSRKPKIPPYGTIEYLFATIDNLSSDLNLPPRTSKAYGSPLPESVNGKSTNSRIPSNEATSDDFINPTASMFSEKQPAYDEPAPTTKDNYPLPPAPWDTPVFIPPPPSKHSQRRQSLKQQHIGDSRSSSGSGSSYDSLVEQANNLSINSTTPKKHEGSEDALFKDLVNFAKAKSSSSSNPNRSH from the exons ATGTCTGCAGCAGTTTGTGCTGAGAGGGCAACCAGTGACAAACTGAGTGGTCCAGATTGGGCAATGAATATTGAGATATGTGATATTATCAACACGGATCCGGG tgTAAACATCCTTACACTGGATTGGACTTTCAGGCAAGCAAGAAATGCTATAAGGATACTCAAGAAGCGGCTAGGGAGTAAAAATCCAAAAAGACAGCTCCTTGCTCTTTTT GTACTAGAAACTCTCACAAAAAATTGCGGAGAAGATATCTTTCAGCATATTGTTGATGGAGATATATTGCGTGAAATGGTCAAAATTGTGAAGAAGAAG CAAGATTTGAATGTGCGGGagaaaatattagttttaattgATACTTGGCAAGAAGCTCTTGGAGGATCTGGAGGACCGTATCCTCAGTACTATGCCACTTACTATGAACTACAG TCTGTTGGTGTAGATTTTCCACCCCATGAGGAGAACAGTGTAGCCTTGTTTACACCATCACAGACCCAGCTGGTAGTGCAGCCACCAAGTACTGACTCTGCTTCGACATATGAGGAAGCTGCTGCTTTTCAGGCTTCCCTTCAATCGGACCCCTCCGGACTCAA CTTGGAAGAAATTCAAAATGCTAATGGAGTAGCAAACGTGCTAATGGAAATGCTTAATTTCTTGGATCCTCAATATAATGAg GGTGTTAAAGAAGAAGTGATCATTGACTTGGTTGAACAATGTCGTGCTTACCAAAAGCGTGTTATAGTTCTTGTAGACAATGCGTC AGATGAAGAGCTTTTGATGAAGGGTTTGTCTCTAAATGATACATTACAACGTGTTCTTTCACATTATGCTGACATTTCCAAAGGAGTCTGTGTTCCAAAAGTTGCAGCAATGCCGAGTCCAAGTGTCCCTCTAGTAAATGTGAATCATGAGGATGAGGATGAGTTGGAAGATGATTTTTCTGAACTAGCTCGCAG GTCTAGAGATAATCAAGGACAAAAAGCTGCAAGACGTAAAACGGTGCGTGAGCGTGTTATGCCAATCCTTCCTTCATCATCAAGGAAAAATACTTTGCAGGGTCAAAGACAAAGAGTGCAGAGTGATCAAGGACCAAAAACTGGAAGTGATAAGATAGCATCTGAGCGTGTAATGCCAAACTCTCCTCCATCATCAAGGAGGAATACTTTGCCGGGACAAGGACAGCGAGTGCAAAGTGATCCAGGACAAACAAGTGATAAGATGGCACCTGAGCATGTAATTCCAATCCTTCCTCCTCCATCATCATCAAGGAGGAGTGCTTCGCAGGGACAAGGACAAAGAGCGGAAAgtgattatttacaaaaaactGCAAGTGATAAGATGTCGCCTGAGCGTGTAATGCCAATTCCTCCTCCATCATCAAGGGGGAATGCTCTGCAGGGACAAGGACCAAAAGCACAAAGTGCTCATGGACAAACAACTGCAAGTGATAAGATGTCGCCTGAGCGTGTAATGCCAATTCCTCCTCCATCATCAAGGGGGAATGCTTTGCGGGGACAAGGACCAAAAGCACAAAGTGCTCATGGACAAACAACTACAAGTGATAAGATGTCACCTGAGCTTGTAATGCCGATACCTCCTCCTCCATCATCAAGGAGGAATACTTTGCAGGGACAAGGACAAAGAGCACAAAGTGATCATGGACAACAAACTGCAAGTAATAAAATGTCACCTGAGCATGTAATGCCAATCCCTCCTCCATCATTAAGGAGGAATACTTTGCAGGGACAAGGACAAAGAGCGTCAAGTGATCAAATGGAACCTATAGGTGGAAGCCCAAATCCTCCGCCACCGCCATCAAGGAAACCGAAGATTCCACCATATGGGACGATTGAATATTTATTCGCTACAATTGATAATTTAAGTAGTGATTTAAACCTTCCCCCGCGAACTTCTAAAGCATATGGATCTCCTTTACCTGAATCTGTGAATGGGAAAAGTACAAACTCTAGGATACCCTCTAATGAAGCAACATCAGATGATTTTATCAACCCCACTGCTTCCATGTTCTCGGAGAAGCAGCCGGCATATGATGAACCAGCTCCAACAACCAAAGATAATTACCCACTGCCTCCAGCTCCTTGGGACACTCCCGTGTTTATTCCACCCCCGCCATCCAAGCATAGCCAGAGACGACAGTCCCTTAAGCAGCAACATATTGGCGATTCTCGTTCAAGTAGTGGATCTGGTTCCTCCTATGACAGCTTAGTTGAGCAAGCAAATAATCTTTCCATCAATTCAACCACTCCAAAGAAGCATGAGGGATCCGAAGATGCACTTTTCAAAGATCTGGTTAATTTTGCAAAAGCCAAGTCTTCATCGTCTTCCAACCCTAACAGGTCACATTGA